From the Fusobacterium ulcerans ATCC 49185 genome, the window GACTGTAAGTCATTATGAAAACTGTAGAAGTGAGATAAATCTAAAATTGTTATTAAAAATATGTAAGATATTGGATATAAACTTTATGAAAATGATAAGGATATTTTTAAAAAATAATAATACTGATATATAGGGGAATATGAAAAAATTTCTGTAAATCAAAAAAGAGCTTGAATGTATTCATTCAGGCTCTTTTTGTATTAGTAGTTCTCAGGGAACATTATTCTTTCTACACCTTCAATGATGATATGTAGTATCATCATATGTATCTCCTGTACTCTGTCAGAAGTCTTTCCAGGAATGATAAATTCATAATCACACATTCCTTTAAGTTTTCCTCCATCTTTTCCTAGAAGTACACAAGTTTTCATCCCTATCTTCTTAGCAGCCTCTACAGCCTTAATTACATTGCCAGAGTTTCCACTGGTAGAAATACCTATAAACATATCTCCAGACTTTCCATAGGCCTCTACACCTCTTGAAAAGACATGATCAAATCCATAGTCATTTCCTACACAAGTTATATGAGATGATTCTGATATTGCTATAGCAGGAAGAGCTCTTCTGTCTCCTCTGAATCTTCCTGTAAATTCTTCAGCAAAGTGCAGAGCATCACAGTTGCTTCCACCATTACCACATATCAATACTTTATTTCCATTGTTGAAAACTTCTGCCAAAGCTTTGGCAACTTTTTCAGTTTCTTTTCTTTTTTCTTCTTCCTTGATAAAATTTTCAAGAAGTACAAGTTCTGTTTTGTATGAATCTATTAAGTTCATTCAACCTCCTAATATTGAATCTTGTAATCCTGTATAAAGTTGATGAATTTGATAATTTGAATAAGGCTTTTCTTATCTTTTG encodes:
- a CDS encoding helix-turn-helix domain-containing protein, translated to MSKWIMIYDKCYQELIQEIRNVRVEKYTQKEFSRELGITQKTVSHYENCRSEINLKLLLKICKILDINFMKMIRIFLKNNNTDI
- the gmhA gene encoding D-sedoheptulose 7-phosphate isomerase, with the translated sequence MNLIDSYKTELVLLENFIKEEEKRKETEKVAKALAEVFNNGNKVLICGNGGSNCDALHFAEEFTGRFRGDRRALPAIAISESSHITCVGNDYGFDHVFSRGVEAYGKSGDMFIGISTSGNSGNVIKAVEAAKKIGMKTCVLLGKDGGKLKGMCDYEFIIPGKTSDRVQEIHMMILHIIIEGVERIMFPENY